Proteins encoded together in one Variovorax paradoxus window:
- a CDS encoding histidine phosphatase family protein → MGTLYLVRHGQASFGAADYDNLSELGQRQSVRLGEYWRERGMHFDAVITGTLKRHRQTWEGIAKGLGLERDDVLPWPGLNEYDSEAVIATIHEGKLEKPDTPEMYRHHFRLLRDGLGAWMQGKTRPAGMPSYVDFLAGVTTALDHVRDRHHGAKVLVVSSGGPISTAVGHVLGTSPETTIELNLRIRNTAVTEFAFTPKRHMLVTYNTLPHLDAPAYEGWITYA, encoded by the coding sequence ATGGGAACCCTCTACCTCGTGCGCCATGGGCAGGCCAGCTTTGGCGCTGCCGACTACGACAACCTGAGCGAACTCGGGCAAAGGCAGTCGGTGCGCCTGGGTGAATACTGGCGCGAGCGCGGCATGCATTTCGATGCCGTGATCACCGGCACCCTGAAGCGCCATCGGCAGACCTGGGAGGGCATTGCCAAGGGGCTCGGACTGGAGCGCGATGACGTGCTCCCGTGGCCGGGGCTCAACGAGTACGACAGCGAAGCCGTCATTGCCACCATCCATGAAGGCAAGCTCGAAAAGCCGGACACGCCCGAGATGTACCGGCATCACTTTCGTCTTTTGCGCGACGGGCTGGGTGCCTGGATGCAAGGCAAGACCCGACCCGCCGGCATGCCGAGCTATGTGGACTTTCTGGCGGGGGTGACCACTGCGCTCGACCACGTGCGCGATCGGCACCATGGCGCCAAGGTGCTGGTGGTGTCGAGCGGCGGGCCGATCAGCACGGCGGTTGGGCACGTGCTTGGCACCAGCCCCGAGACCACCATCGAACTCAATCTTCGTATTCGCAATACCGCGGTAACGGAGTTTGCATTTACGCCCAAGCGCCACATGCTCGTGACGTACAACACGCTGCCGCATCTGGATGCCCCAGCCTACGAAGGCTGGATCACATACGCCTGA
- a CDS encoding ATP-binding protein — MINVESIVIKEFRGVRSLKLALGGKNFAICGPNGTGKSGIVDALDFALTGNISRLSGQGTGALSVREHGPHVDSRTKPKLAVVELTVNIPSLNKTATITRNVHDAKKPLIVPDEPAIRKIFDDVAVHPEFVLSRRELIRYVLAEPAKRSQEVQALLRLNEVEHLRGLFSKIANASKAQLRSAADAKKIEGEKFIRGLALPALNSAAILEKVNEYRNVLRLAPVQALEKDSVLNQGVEPGEADAVPRVKIAKKAALDDLATFRTWIDYISSDVFLGKLGDAQSELEALKADEAYLRDSSQAAFLEKALENFDGENCPVCDTRWDSEEFTEILQKKISKFEEVVARRRKLDEQLRSIVGAFQALRACAELAASLGGQLVPVRAVGALQQYVTRLKNSEDSLRKLLPMTDSIAAVEGGGKISAEAMAEFEQIYTAVRDLPEASAQENARVNLALAQERFESYQRASRDWRAADAEFAMAQKISEAYGRVTTSSLETIYKSVEGTFRELYRMVNSDDEANFEAKLQPSLNKLGFDVDFYGRGFFPPSAYHSEGHQDGMGLCLYLALMRHLAGDGFTFAVLDDVLMSVDAGHRREVSQMLKSQFPTTQFIFTTHDDIWLKHMKTVGLVDQKHSIHFRTWNVDIGPTEWDDRDVWLEIENHLTKNNVRDAAALLRHYLEYFAKEVCHSLRAPVEFSGDARYNLGDLLPAAVAKFRKSISAAKAAAQSWGRQFPQELLDLEVAVIDAAKVSNVEQWQVNAAVHYNEWANLHKNDFAPVVDAYKKLVQVFNCASCLGVIYSTPSQGSAEAVRCACGQVNFSLVKK; from the coding sequence ATGATTAATGTTGAAAGCATTGTGATTAAAGAGTTTCGGGGCGTCCGGTCTTTGAAGCTGGCGCTGGGCGGGAAGAATTTTGCTATCTGCGGTCCCAATGGAACGGGGAAGAGCGGGATCGTAGATGCTCTAGATTTTGCCTTGACTGGCAATATTTCTCGACTGTCGGGGCAAGGAACAGGGGCGCTGTCGGTTAGAGAGCATGGACCACACGTCGACAGCCGAACCAAGCCCAAGCTGGCGGTCGTTGAACTCACGGTAAATATTCCGTCATTGAATAAAACTGCCACGATCACGCGAAACGTACACGACGCAAAGAAGCCTTTGATCGTTCCGGACGAGCCCGCCATCCGGAAAATATTCGATGATGTGGCAGTTCATCCGGAATTCGTTCTATCTCGGAGAGAGCTCATCCGATACGTATTGGCCGAGCCTGCCAAGCGATCGCAAGAGGTGCAAGCCTTATTGCGCCTTAACGAAGTTGAGCATCTGCGTGGATTATTTTCAAAAATAGCAAACGCGTCGAAAGCGCAACTCAGATCAGCAGCTGACGCTAAAAAGATAGAGGGGGAGAAGTTTATACGTGGCTTGGCCCTGCCTGCGCTAAATTCTGCGGCAATCTTGGAAAAGGTGAATGAATATCGTAATGTCCTTCGCCTCGCACCCGTCCAGGCGCTCGAAAAAGATTCAGTGCTTAATCAAGGGGTAGAACCTGGTGAAGCTGACGCTGTGCCGCGAGTGAAAATTGCAAAGAAAGCAGCTCTGGACGATTTGGCAACTTTCAGGACATGGATTGACTACATCAGTTCTGATGTTTTTTTGGGTAAGCTGGGCGACGCACAAAGTGAGCTGGAAGCCTTGAAGGCTGATGAGGCGTATCTACGTGATAGTTCTCAGGCTGCTTTCTTGGAAAAGGCTTTAGAAAACTTCGACGGGGAAAATTGCCCGGTGTGTGATACCCGTTGGGACTCCGAAGAATTTACGGAAATATTGCAAAAGAAAATAAGTAAATTTGAGGAAGTCGTTGCTCGCCGACGAAAGTTAGATGAGCAGCTGAGGTCGATAGTTGGCGCCTTTCAAGCTCTTAGAGCTTGCGCCGAACTCGCGGCTAGTTTAGGCGGTCAACTTGTTCCAGTGCGTGCAGTTGGGGCATTGCAGCAATACGTCACACGCCTGAAAAACTCAGAGGACAGCTTGAGGAAATTGCTTCCGATGACTGACTCAATCGCTGCCGTTGAGGGGGGCGGGAAAATTTCTGCTGAAGCGATGGCGGAGTTCGAGCAAATTTATACGGCCGTCAGAGATTTGCCGGAAGCGAGCGCTCAGGAGAATGCTCGCGTGAACCTCGCCTTGGCGCAGGAAAGATTTGAGAGCTATCAGAGGGCATCGCGCGACTGGCGCGCTGCGGATGCTGAATTTGCAATGGCCCAAAAGATTTCCGAAGCTTACGGGCGTGTTACTACATCTTCGTTAGAAACGATCTACAAAAGCGTTGAAGGCACCTTCAGAGAACTTTATCGCATGGTGAATAGCGATGACGAGGCGAATTTTGAGGCCAAGCTTCAGCCGTCACTTAACAAGCTCGGGTTTGATGTTGATTTTTACGGCCGCGGATTCTTTCCGCCCAGCGCTTATCATAGCGAAGGGCACCAAGATGGAATGGGGCTATGTCTCTATTTGGCTTTGATGAGGCATTTGGCGGGCGACGGATTTACGTTTGCGGTGCTCGATGACGTATTAATGTCGGTAGATGCGGGTCACCGACGAGAAGTCAGTCAAATGTTAAAAAGTCAATTCCCTACGACGCAGTTTATATTTACTACGCATGATGACATTTGGCTGAAGCACATGAAGACGGTAGGTTTGGTGGACCAAAAGCACTCAATCCATTTTCGCACTTGGAATGTTGATATTGGACCGACCGAGTGGGACGACCGCGACGTATGGTTGGAGATCGAGAATCATTTGACCAAGAATAATGTCCGGGACGCAGCAGCGCTTCTTCGTCACTACTTGGAATATTTCGCGAAGGAGGTGTGTCACAGCCTAAGGGCGCCTGTAGAATTCAGCGGCGATGCTCGGTACAATTTAGGTGACTTACTTCCTGCTGCTGTTGCCAAATTCAGAAAATCGATTTCGGCCGCTAAGGCGGCAGCTCAGTCTTGGGGGCGGCAATTCCCTCAGGAGTTGCTTGATCTAGAGGTTGCAGTTATAGATGCTGCCAAGGTTTCTAACGTTGAGCAATGGCAAGTAAACGCGGCTGTCCATTACAACGAATGGGCGAATTTACACAAGAATGATTTCGCGCCGGTAGTCGACGCTTACAAGAAACTTGTTCAGGTATTTAACTGTGCCTCCTGCCTTGGTGTGATCTATTCAACGCCGTCCCAAGGCAGCGCCGAGGCTGTGCGGTGTGCCTGTGGTCAAGTGAATTTCAGTCTTGTAAAAAAATGA
- a CDS encoding NADPH:quinone oxidoreductase family protein encodes MHAWLCENPTGVDALTWKELPTPTPGPGQVLIEIRAASLNFPDLLIVQNKYQIKPPLPFVPGSEYAGIVQAVGEGVTHLSVGQNVACLSGTGGFATHTLAPAALCMPLPEGFGHVDAAAFIMIYATSWHALMDRAQLKAGETVLVLGAAGGVGTAAIQIAKAAGAKVIAAASTDEKCELCRSIGADATINYTTHALPNGFRDAIKAATDGKGPDIIYDPVGGDFAEPAFRSIGWRGRYLVVGFASGPIPSLPLNLTLLKGASLVGVFWGDFAKREPKANAQMMAELAQWYGQGKIKPVIDSTMPMAELKAAYAHMGSRGVKGKLVMVN; translated from the coding sequence ATGCACGCATGGCTTTGCGAAAACCCCACCGGCGTCGATGCGCTGACCTGGAAAGAACTGCCCACACCAACGCCGGGTCCGGGCCAGGTGCTGATCGAAATCAGGGCCGCCAGCCTCAATTTTCCCGATCTGCTGATCGTCCAGAACAAATACCAGATCAAGCCGCCCCTGCCGTTTGTGCCCGGCTCGGAATATGCCGGCATCGTCCAGGCGGTGGGCGAAGGCGTGACTCACCTTTCTGTCGGACAGAACGTGGCGTGCCTTTCGGGCACCGGTGGCTTCGCAACCCATACCCTGGCGCCGGCAGCGCTTTGCATGCCGTTGCCGGAAGGCTTCGGCCACGTCGACGCGGCGGCGTTCATCATGATCTATGCCACATCGTGGCATGCACTGATGGACCGGGCGCAACTGAAAGCCGGCGAAACCGTGCTCGTGCTTGGCGCAGCGGGCGGGGTCGGCACCGCGGCCATACAAATTGCAAAGGCGGCCGGCGCAAAGGTGATTGCCGCCGCCTCTACCGACGAGAAATGCGAGCTCTGCCGCTCCATTGGGGCCGACGCCACCATCAACTACACGACGCACGCACTTCCAAACGGTTTTCGCGATGCCATCAAGGCTGCAACCGATGGCAAGGGCCCCGACATCATTTACGACCCCGTGGGCGGTGATTTTGCCGAGCCGGCATTTCGCTCGATCGGCTGGCGCGGCCGCTATTTGGTGGTCGGCTTTGCCTCGGGTCCGATTCCATCGCTGCCATTGAATCTGACGCTGCTGAAAGGCGCGTCGCTGGTCGGCGTGTTCTGGGGCGATTTCGCCAAGCGCGAGCCCAAGGCCAATGCACAAATGATGGCTGAATTGGCGCAGTGGTACGGCCAGGGAAAGATCAAGCCCGTGATCGACAGCACGATGCCGATGGCGGAATTGAAAGCGGCCTACGCCCACATGGGCTCACGCGGGGTGAAAGGAAAACTTGTCATGGTGAACTGA
- a CDS encoding DUF3606 domain-containing protein, with protein sequence MADDPKKTGLDRKLIAIDEPHEVRSWMESLKCSETQLRDAVKAVGNSAEAVREYLAGKR encoded by the coding sequence ATGGCAGACGACCCCAAGAAGACCGGCCTCGACCGCAAGCTGATCGCAATCGACGAGCCGCACGAGGTGCGGTCGTGGATGGAATCACTGAAGTGCTCGGAGACCCAGCTGCGTGACGCGGTGAAGGCTGTCGGCAATTCGGCCGAGGCTGTTCGCGAATACCTGGCCGGGAAGCGCTGA
- a CDS encoding GlsB/YeaQ/YmgE family stress response membrane protein, with the protein MSIVWTILIGFIVGLVARAVKPGDDSAGFIVTTLIGVAGSLIVTYVGQAMGWYTAGQGAGFIASVLGAIVLLILYGLIKRKS; encoded by the coding sequence ATGAGCATCGTCTGGACTATTCTGATCGGGTTCATCGTGGGTCTCGTTGCGCGGGCCGTCAAGCCGGGCGACGATTCCGCGGGCTTCATCGTGACCACGTTGATCGGCGTTGCGGGTTCATTGATCGTGACCTATGTCGGCCAGGCCATGGGCTGGTATACCGCGGGCCAGGGGGCCGGCTTCATCGCTTCGGTGCTCGGCGCGATCGTGCTGCTCATCCTGTACGGCCTCATCAAGCGCAAGAGCTGA
- a CDS encoding H-NS histone family protein: MASTLADINSQIKKHDELIAQLRKQAEDLRNQERAGVIEEVRKKIAEYGLTASDLKLSARGGSVKRGNAAPGTKSAAKYRGPSGETWSGGRGRKPRWVTEALAAGKSLSEFEIK; the protein is encoded by the coding sequence ATGGCTTCGACCCTTGCCGATATCAATTCCCAGATCAAGAAGCACGACGAACTGATTGCGCAATTGCGCAAGCAGGCGGAAGACCTTCGCAACCAAGAACGTGCGGGCGTCATTGAAGAGGTGCGCAAGAAGATCGCCGAATACGGTTTGACCGCTTCCGATCTGAAACTCAGCGCACGCGGTGGGTCGGTCAAGCGCGGCAACGCGGCTCCCGGAACCAAGTCTGCGGCCAAATACCGCGGCCCGAGCGGCGAAACCTGGTCTGGTGGCCGTGGCCGCAAGCCGCGTTGGGTTACCGAAGCCCTGGCAGCCGGCAAGTCGCTTTCCGAGTTCGAGATCAAGTAA
- a CDS encoding IS1595 family transposase yields MNEQILAPTAGKDYPQTWNEFLDWFSTEDDCLAYLERLRWGNGFVCPKCASIGEAYRASRTRLMCRGCQHQTTVTAGTIFDKTRTPLRVWLAAAWYLTNQKQGVSALGLQRVLGLGSYQTAWMMLHRFRRAMVRPDRSRLKGIVEVDETYLALTDREDPLSSAGRKNNTPKVLVVLAVEMLEPKGFGRIRLRRIAKDSDAHVIPFVQDAIEPGAQVRTDGSAAYRSLQDLGYGHQRTVMLGSDVPAHVSMAGVHRVAALVKRWILGTHHGSVQPEHLDAYLDEFVFRFNRRTSGSRGLLFYRLLQQAVITAPVTYEDVIQAGAKPKQKG; encoded by the coding sequence ATGAATGAACAGATATTAGCGCCGACGGCGGGCAAGGACTACCCCCAGACCTGGAACGAATTCCTCGACTGGTTTTCCACCGAGGACGACTGCCTGGCGTACCTGGAGAGGCTGCGTTGGGGCAACGGATTCGTCTGCCCGAAGTGCGCCAGCATTGGCGAGGCGTACCGCGCCAGCCGCACCCGCCTGATGTGCCGTGGCTGCCAACACCAGACCACGGTGACGGCCGGCACCATCTTCGACAAGACCCGCACGCCGCTGCGCGTGTGGCTGGCCGCGGCTTGGTATCTGACCAACCAGAAGCAAGGCGTCAGCGCCTTGGGGCTGCAGCGCGTCCTCGGCCTGGGCAGCTACCAGACCGCCTGGATGATGTTGCACCGGTTCCGCCGTGCCATGGTGCGGCCAGATCGCAGTCGCCTCAAGGGCATCGTGGAGGTCGACGAAACCTATCTGGCGCTCACTGATCGCGAAGACCCGCTCTCGTCTGCAGGGCGCAAGAACAATACCCCCAAGGTGCTGGTCGTCCTCGCGGTGGAGATGCTGGAGCCCAAGGGATTCGGGCGGATTCGCCTACGTCGCATCGCCAAGGACTCTGATGCCCATGTCATTCCGTTCGTACAAGATGCCATTGAGCCTGGCGCCCAGGTGCGCACCGATGGATCGGCCGCCTACCGGTCGTTGCAAGACCTCGGCTATGGGCACCAGCGCACGGTCATGCTCGGCTCAGACGTGCCCGCCCATGTCTCGATGGCTGGCGTGCACCGCGTGGCCGCGCTGGTTAAGCGCTGGATCCTGGGCACGCACCATGGCTCGGTTCAGCCGGAGCATCTGGACGCCTATCTCGATGAGTTCGTCTTTCGCTTCAACCGCCGAACCTCGGGCTCGCGCGGCCTGCTGTTTTATCGACTTTTGCAGCAGGCCGTGATCACCGCGCCGGTGACCTATGAAGACGTGATCCAGGCTGGTGCGAAGCCGAAGCAAAAGGGATAG
- a CDS encoding SurA N-terminal domain-containing protein, translated as MFDFFRKYNKIVMIFLFLLIIPSFVLFGVDRYQGSGNEEKVARVDGHNITRSEWDVQHRNEVDRIRQQSPNVDPTLLDSDVMRYATLERVVRDRVLAAAAAKANMTVSEERLSRIFAQDSGLAAFRTPDGKFDRETFQRVTGRTPEQYEASMRADLATQQVLLGISGTAFTPPALAAATINAFYDSREIQVARFAPESFASKVTVSDADIETYYKDHTAQFQAPEQASIEYLVLDLEAAKKNVSVNEADLKTYYEQNKARFGTKEERRASHILITAPASASAADREKAKAKAAQLLAEVKKAPATFADVARKNSQDPGSAEKGGDLDFVTRGAMVKPFDDAMFALKKGDISDLVETEFGYHIIRLTDIKPAVVPPFEQVRATIENDVRAQQATQEFAKAAEAFTDAVYQQPDSLKPAAEKLKLTIQTAANVARTPAPGATGPLASRNFLSALFAPDSLERKQNTEAIEVGSNQLASGRVTQYSPAHPIPLAEVKDKIRAQLVTERAAVLAKTEGEAKLAAWTAKADGATFGAPVTVSRRESKNQPITVIDAALRADASKLPALVGVDLGTQGYAVVRVTKVVPRTPSAPEQAQQENAQVGQSVAAAEDVAYYNMLKERFKAEILVPKPADTLPVAR; from the coding sequence ATGTTTGATTTCTTCCGCAAGTACAACAAGATCGTCATGATTTTCTTGTTCTTGCTGATCATTCCCTCGTTCGTCCTCTTTGGCGTGGACCGCTACCAGGGCTCCGGCAATGAGGAAAAGGTTGCGCGCGTCGATGGCCACAACATCACCCGCTCCGAATGGGACGTGCAGCACCGCAATGAGGTCGACCGCATTCGCCAGCAGTCGCCGAACGTCGATCCGACGCTGCTCGATTCCGATGTGATGCGCTATGCCACGCTGGAGCGCGTGGTGCGCGACCGCGTGCTGGCGGCGGCTGCAGCCAAGGCGAACATGACCGTTTCCGAAGAGCGGCTGTCCCGCATCTTCGCGCAGGATTCGGGCCTTGCGGCATTCCGCACACCCGACGGAAAGTTCGACCGCGAGACCTTTCAGCGCGTGACCGGCCGCACGCCGGAGCAGTACGAAGCCTCGATGCGTGCCGACCTGGCAACGCAGCAGGTGCTGCTGGGCATTTCGGGCACGGCATTCACGCCGCCCGCGCTGGCAGCCGCCACCATCAATGCTTTCTACGACAGCCGTGAAATCCAGGTGGCACGCTTCGCTCCGGAGAGCTTCGCGTCGAAGGTAACGGTCAGCGATGCCGACATCGAGACCTACTACAAGGACCACACGGCGCAGTTCCAGGCCCCAGAGCAGGCCAGCATCGAGTACTTGGTGCTCGACCTCGAGGCAGCCAAGAAGAACGTGTCGGTGAACGAGGCCGATCTCAAGACCTACTACGAACAGAACAAGGCGCGCTTCGGTACCAAGGAAGAGCGCCGCGCGAGCCACATTCTCATTACCGCGCCGGCCAGCGCGTCGGCAGCCGACCGCGAAAAGGCCAAGGCAAAAGCGGCGCAGCTGCTGGCCGAAGTGAAGAAGGCTCCGGCCACATTTGCCGACGTTGCGCGCAAGAACTCTCAAGACCCGGGCTCTGCCGAAAAGGGCGGAGACCTCGATTTCGTGACCCGCGGCGCCATGGTCAAGCCTTTCGACGATGCGATGTTCGCACTCAAGAAGGGCGACATCAGCGACCTGGTCGAAACCGAGTTCGGCTATCACATCATTCGCCTGACCGACATCAAGCCTGCCGTGGTGCCCCCGTTCGAGCAGGTGCGCGCCACCATCGAGAACGACGTTCGTGCGCAACAGGCAACGCAGGAGTTCGCAAAGGCCGCGGAAGCCTTCACCGATGCGGTGTACCAGCAGCCGGACAGCCTCAAGCCCGCGGCTGAAAAGCTGAAGCTCACGATCCAGACGGCCGCCAATGTTGCCCGCACCCCAGCACCGGGTGCCACCGGCCCGCTGGCAAGCCGTAATTTCCTGAGCGCGTTGTTTGCGCCCGATTCGCTGGAGCGCAAGCAGAACACCGAAGCCATCGAGGTCGGCTCGAACCAGCTGGCATCTGGCCGCGTAACGCAATATTCGCCCGCACATCCGATTCCCCTGGCCGAAGTCAAAGACAAGATCCGCGCGCAGCTTGTGACCGAGCGCGCAGCGGTGCTGGCCAAGACCGAGGGCGAAGCCAAGCTCGCTGCCTGGACCGCAAAGGCCGACGGCGCAACCTTTGGCGCACCGGTCACGGTTTCGCGCCGCGAATCGAAGAACCAGCCGATCACGGTCATCGATGCCGCGCTGCGCGCGGATGCGTCGAAGCTGCCCGCGCTCGTGGGTGTCGACCTGGGTACCCAGGGCTATGCAGTGGTTCGCGTGACCAAGGTTGTTCCGCGCACGCCTTCGGCGCCTGAGCAGGCGCAGCAGGAGAACGCGCAGGTCGGCCAATCGGTGGCCGCTGCGGAGGACGTTGCGTACTACAACATGCTGAAGGAACGCTTCAAGGCCGAGATCCTCGTGCCGAAGCCAGCCGACACGCTGCCGGTCGCACGCTGA
- a CDS encoding YbhB/YbcL family Raf kinase inhibitor-like protein, with translation MLEKLPEVIGHALHGMRAGLDKIVFNTLGMRQGMASIALTSVAFVDHGPLPSRHTADGEGLSPPLQWADLPAETTSLVLVVEDADSPTPNPLVHAIVVGLRPSDGQLDEAAIPSRDNEGAAGLHVGRNSGLQAAWLPPDPPPGHGAHRYAFQLFALGSAPPFSSAPGRDEIFEALREHALASGLLIGTCERPDGSVKIEKAAPAGPLAAG, from the coding sequence ATGCTCGAAAAATTGCCTGAAGTCATCGGCCATGCATTGCACGGCATGCGTGCGGGTCTGGACAAGATCGTTTTCAACACGCTCGGCATGCGGCAGGGGATGGCATCCATCGCGCTGACCAGCGTGGCTTTCGTGGACCATGGCCCGCTGCCTTCGCGCCATACGGCCGACGGCGAAGGCCTGTCGCCGCCGCTGCAATGGGCCGACCTGCCGGCGGAAACAACCTCGCTGGTGCTCGTGGTGGAGGATGCCGATTCTCCGACTCCGAATCCGCTGGTGCATGCGATCGTCGTGGGGCTGCGGCCGAGCGACGGCCAACTCGACGAGGCTGCCATTCCCAGCCGCGACAACGAAGGCGCCGCCGGCCTGCATGTCGGGCGCAACTCCGGGCTGCAGGCCGCATGGCTCCCGCCAGATCCTCCGCCTGGGCACGGTGCGCATCGCTACGCTTTTCAGTTGTTCGCGCTCGGCAGCGCACCGCCGTTTTCCTCCGCGCCTGGCCGCGACGAGATCTTCGAAGCGCTGCGCGAGCATGCGCTCGCCAGCGGCCTGCTGATCGGCACCTGCGAAAGGCCGGATGGCTCGGTCAAGATCGAGAAGGCTGCGCCGGCGGGCCCTTTGGCAGCGGGTTGA
- a CDS encoding glycoside hydrolase family 19 protein: protein MIDVQTLVDCTGATRANSERYACHLNDGMSRFRITSAAVAACFLGQVAIESEGREGRLSAVEEGLSYTSADRLRDIFPSLFVKGGYRAEDYVRKPAALSSLRYKGFHGRGLIQLTWEAAYKAASDALDFDYVGNPALVLEPMHAALTACWFFAEYKGCLPAAERGDIYEVTGRVNGPARLKLAERKAITARAYKVLSK from the coding sequence ATGATCGATGTCCAAACCCTTGTTGACTGCACGGGCGCCACGCGCGCCAATTCGGAGCGCTACGCGTGTCATCTGAACGATGGCATGAGCCGCTTCCGTATCACGTCGGCTGCGGTGGCTGCGTGTTTCCTCGGCCAAGTGGCCATCGAGTCCGAAGGCCGCGAGGGTCGACTTTCGGCGGTGGAAGAGGGTCTTAGCTACACCTCTGCAGACCGGCTTCGCGACATCTTCCCGAGCCTGTTTGTGAAGGGCGGGTATCGGGCGGAGGACTATGTGCGAAAGCCCGCTGCTCTGAGCAGCTTGCGCTACAAAGGTTTTCATGGCCGCGGTTTGATCCAGCTCACCTGGGAGGCGGCCTATAAAGCAGCCAGTGATGCGCTGGACTTCGACTACGTGGGCAATCCGGCACTCGTGCTCGAGCCGATGCACGCCGCGCTTACGGCATGTTGGTTCTTTGCCGAGTACAAGGGTTGCCTGCCGGCGGCAGAGCGGGGCGATATCTATGAGGTCACCGGGCGCGTGAATGGCCCGGCGCGCCTGAAGCTCGCGGAGCGCAAGGCGATCACTGCGCGTGCGTACAAGGTGCTGAGCAAATGA
- a CDS encoding SOS response-associated peptidase: MCNRYISPDDYEIESFWHVRQNGPPRWVKAVYPRTHGPFIRRAKDVTGYERELVTGQWGLIPWFAKEPKLKYPTNNARSEELEAKASYKDPWKRGQRCIIPAAAFDEPNWETGKNVWWQFRRADGAPWGLAGLWNTWTDKATDEIHESYTMLTINADAHPLMSRMHKPDPKLASDKQDKRSVIPLEVHEFDTWLAGTVEEAKQLLKLAPVEVFDGGPAPAVLA, encoded by the coding sequence ATGTGCAACCGCTACATCTCCCCCGACGACTACGAGATCGAGAGCTTCTGGCACGTTCGCCAGAACGGCCCGCCCCGCTGGGTGAAGGCGGTCTACCCGCGCACGCACGGGCCCTTCATCCGCCGGGCCAAGGACGTGACGGGCTACGAACGGGAGCTGGTCACCGGGCAGTGGGGCCTCATCCCATGGTTCGCCAAGGAGCCGAAGCTGAAGTACCCGACGAACAACGCGCGGAGCGAAGAACTCGAGGCGAAGGCCAGCTACAAGGACCCGTGGAAGCGCGGGCAGCGCTGCATCATTCCGGCGGCTGCGTTCGATGAGCCGAACTGGGAAACGGGGAAGAACGTCTGGTGGCAGTTCAGGCGCGCGGACGGGGCGCCCTGGGGACTGGCGGGCCTCTGGAACACTTGGACCGACAAGGCCACGGATGAGATCCACGAGAGCTACACGATGCTCACCATCAACGCGGACGCGCACCCCCTGATGAGCCGCATGCACAAGCCGGATCCGAAGCTGGCTTCCGACAAACAGGACAAGCGGTCCGTGATACCGCTCGAGGTCCACGAGTTCGACACCTGGCTGGCCGGTACCGTCGAAGAGGCGAAGCAACTCCTGAAGCTGGCGCCCGTCGAGGTGTTTGACGGCGGGCCCGCGCCAGCGGTCTTGGCATAG
- a CDS encoding RNA ligase family protein produces MLSLDDYPPMLLDERPLDLDQPGWIYELKMDGYRLVAEFDGAVHLRTRNGTDATKWFPEVAQSLALVKAGECIVDGEVCVLDELGRSDFNQLQDRARRRRRYPGCPDVVYCIFDLLVHRGIDITLQPLLKRKAALAKLLKKPPPSIMYVGHFENGAAQLFKEAVIPLKLEGLVAKRADSIYQPGVRSSDWVKVKRKGAIPPERFKR; encoded by the coding sequence ATGCTCTCGCTGGACGACTATCCGCCGATGTTGCTCGACGAGCGGCCGCTAGACCTCGACCAGCCGGGGTGGATTTACGAGCTGAAGATGGACGGCTATCGACTGGTCGCCGAGTTCGACGGAGCCGTGCACCTGCGCACGCGCAATGGCACCGACGCGACGAAGTGGTTTCCTGAGGTCGCGCAAAGCTTGGCCCTCGTGAAGGCTGGGGAGTGCATCGTCGACGGCGAGGTCTGCGTGCTCGATGAGCTGGGCCGCAGCGACTTCAACCAGCTGCAGGACCGCGCGCGCCGCCGGCGCCGATATCCGGGATGCCCGGATGTCGTCTACTGCATCTTCGACCTGCTGGTGCACCGCGGCATCGACATCACGCTGCAGCCGCTGCTCAAGCGCAAGGCCGCGCTCGCGAAATTGCTCAAGAAACCACCGCCGTCGATCATGTACGTGGGTCACTTCGAGAACGGCGCCGCGCAGCTGTTCAAGGAAGCCGTGATCCCGCTGAAGCTGGAAGGCCTCGTGGCCAAGCGCGCCGACAGCATCTATCAACCTGGCGTGCGCTCGAGCGACTGGGTGAAGGTGAAGAGGAAGGGTGCGATCCCGCCCGAGCGGTTCAAGCGATAG